Proteins encoded within one genomic window of Cytophagia bacterium CHB2:
- a CDS encoding FtsX-like permease family protein, whose product MKFHFRDHFMFKHYLRIALRNFLKHKGYSFINITGLAIGLACCFVIVLYVRHELSYDRFHANAQRIYRLLHTPAQDSNQRSAISASGYAPHLKQEFPDLEVVRFFTNSSRVNLKYGAEVRTVDGFFYADSSVFDVFSFHLRQGDPKTALAMPNTMVLTPAAAEAWFGSENPVGKTMTFLGGAANWEMHVTGVLESIPSNSHLQFEYLASFSTIKAFMGEQALEEYINFNYYTYLLLPPALAPQQLTARFPDFLRKYRGEDTAKNTALALQPLPDIHLTTNITWDVGTNSDKRYLYIFSVVAFFILFIAGINFVNLATARATLRAREVGVRKVAGAYRQQLMLQLFGESIFASVLAMILALAMLQLFAPYLSNVLGRALSFDPFANSGMLFVLIGIGLLTGILSGIYPALVLSAFDPAKVLKGLVTRGVKGAHLRKSLIVVQFGIAVFLLVAIVTLYKQLHYMKTRDLGFKKEQVVFLGLSRPVKERFETFRQNLSGSANILHVALAGSVPGRVGTSRGYNWPGQQQDLDNKSFYTMFGDHQTIAALGLQLLHGRSFSQEIATDVTNAYILNETAVRELGWSDPIGKPFKVWDEEMGQVIGVVKDFNFRSLHQKIEPLVLDIKPEWSWSAAIRIAPTDVASTLNFIETQWRVLEPDLPLNYRFLDEDFDRLYRSEEKLGQLFSGFAFLALFVACLGLFGLASFTAEQRTREIGIRKVLGASVAEILLLLSKEFTRLVALAFVVAAPIAYFALREWLQNFAYHIDLGISPFLLGGGVALLLALLTVSAQAIKASLANPVEALRYE is encoded by the coding sequence ATGAAATTCCATTTCAGGGATCACTTCATGTTCAAACATTATCTTCGCATTGCGCTCAGAAATTTCCTTAAGCACAAAGGTTATTCCTTCATCAATATCACCGGGCTGGCGATCGGGCTGGCCTGCTGTTTTGTCATTGTGCTTTATGTTCGGCATGAGTTGAGCTACGATCGTTTTCATGCAAACGCGCAGCGCATTTACCGTTTGTTGCACACGCCGGCGCAGGATTCGAATCAACGCTCGGCCATCAGCGCTTCGGGATATGCGCCCCATTTGAAACAGGAATTTCCCGATCTTGAAGTCGTGCGGTTCTTCACCAACAGCAGCCGCGTCAACCTCAAATATGGCGCCGAGGTTCGAACCGTTGACGGTTTTTTCTACGCCGATTCCTCTGTCTTCGATGTCTTCAGTTTTCATTTGCGCCAGGGCGATCCAAAAACCGCGCTGGCCATGCCGAACACCATGGTGCTGACGCCCGCGGCGGCAGAGGCTTGGTTCGGCAGCGAAAATCCGGTGGGCAAGACCATGACGTTCCTGGGGGGCGCGGCGAATTGGGAGATGCATGTCACCGGTGTTTTGGAGAGCATTCCCAGCAACTCGCATTTGCAGTTTGAGTATCTCGCCTCGTTCAGCACCATCAAGGCTTTCATGGGTGAGCAAGCGCTGGAAGAATACATCAATTTTAATTATTACACCTATCTTTTGCTGCCGCCCGCCCTTGCGCCGCAGCAACTCACCGCCCGGTTTCCGGATTTTCTGCGCAAATACCGCGGTGAAGATACCGCGAAAAATACGGCGTTGGCGCTCCAGCCTTTACCCGATATTCATCTCACCACCAATATCACCTGGGATGTTGGCACCAATAGCGACAAAAGGTATCTCTACATTTTTTCGGTTGTCGCTTTTTTCATTTTATTCATTGCCGGCATAAACTTTGTCAATTTGGCCACGGCGCGCGCGACATTACGCGCCCGGGAAGTAGGTGTGCGTAAAGTTGCCGGCGCTTACCGCCAGCAGTTGATGCTGCAATTGTTCGGCGAATCGATTTTTGCCAGTGTGCTGGCGATGATTTTGGCGCTGGCCATGTTGCAACTTTTTGCGCCGTACCTCAGCAACGTGCTGGGGCGCGCGCTCAGTTTTGATCCGTTTGCCAACTCCGGCATGTTGTTTGTGCTCATCGGCATCGGACTTCTCACCGGCATTCTTTCCGGCATCTACCCCGCGCTGGTTTTGTCCGCCTTCGATCCTGCCAAAGTTTTAAAAGGGCTGGTAACGCGCGGCGTGAAAGGCGCGCATTTACGCAAGAGCCTTATCGTCGTGCAGTTTGGCATCGCCGTCTTTTTGCTCGTGGCCATTGTTACGCTTTATAAACAACTGCATTACATGAAAACCCGCGACCTGGGTTTCAAAAAAGAACAGGTGGTGTTTCTCGGCTTGAGCCGGCCGGTCAAAGAACGCTTCGAAACATTCCGGCAGAATTTGTCGGGCAGCGCCAATATTCTTCATGTGGCGCTTGCCGGCAGCGTTCCCGGCCGCGTGGGCACAAGCCGCGGCTATAATTGGCCGGGACAGCAGCAGGATCTTGACAACAAGAGTTTTTATACGATGTTCGGCGATCATCAAACCATAGCTGCCCTGGGATTGCAACTGCTGCACGGCCGAAGTTTCTCCCAGGAGATTGCGACTGATGTCACGAATGCCTATATTTTGAACGAAACCGCGGTGCGCGAATTGGGCTGGAGTGATCCCATCGGCAAGCCGTTCAAAGTTTGGGATGAAGAAATGGGCCAGGTCATCGGCGTGGTGAAGGATTTCAATTTCAGATCGTTGCACCAAAAGATCGAGCCGCTGGTGCTGGACATCAAACCGGAGTGGTCGTGGAGCGCGGCGATTCGCATTGCGCCTACAGACGTGGCGAGTACGTTGAATTTTATCGAAACACAATGGCGGGTATTGGAACCGGATTTGCCGTTGAACTATCGCTTTCTCGACGAGGATTTTGACCGGCTCTATCGTTCGGAAGAAAAACTCGGGCAACTTTTCAGCGGCTTTGCTTTCTTGGCGCTGTTTGTCGCCTGCCTCGGCTTGTTTGGGCTGGCCTCATTTACCGCAGAGCAAAGAACACGTGAAATCGGCATTCGCAAAGTCTTGGGCGCTTCGGTCGCGGAAATTTTGCTGCTGCTCTCAAAAGAATTTACCCGGCTGGTTGCCCTGGCTTTTGTTGTGGCCGCGCCGATTGCCTACTTCGCCTTGCGCGAGTGGCTGCAAAATTTTGCGTATCATATCGATCTCGGGATCAGCCCGTTTCTGCTCGGCGGCGGCGTGGCGTTGCTCCTCGCCCTGCTGACCGTAAGCGCCCAAGCGATTAAAGCCTCGCTGGCAAATCCGGTGGAGGCGTTGAGATATGAATAG
- a CDS encoding FtsX-like permease family protein: MSRLRNEMTITLRKLLRQKIYTGIIIAGLAIGMSCCLIILLIVGDELSYDRHHKNADRLYRITLDAQVQDREFITARSSGPVAASLRENLPEVEASTHIRARGGTPVSDCAVRYGDKAFNEYLLFFADSSFFKVFSCEVLEGDANTFLTQPNTIVITDATARKYFGDEPALGKMLEVDGRSQFMICGVVKEFPSQSHWRFGLLASLVGRSISEEHSWINNSWYTYVLLKKGASRELAESTFQTIVEENVRPAVEATLGGDWKHMQAKGMYYRYRFQPITGIHLHSHLDEEVFPPGNAATVYALIMVAVFILLIACINFMNLSTARATRRAKEVGVRKVLGSQTPQLILLFIGEAVLLAAIAMLVSLGIMELMLPTVNELISKSLSLEVLASPRAVAGLLAFTIVVGVLAGSYPAFVLSSFQPANVLKGELRSGMRGSRLRSALVILQFAISIALMVGTMAVYRQLQFIRARHLGFDKEQMLVVDNTWLLGRGKAQSFKETLLNQAGVAAAAFTQNLPGNDIGSAAYWREGETNSNLIMLRQLWCDYDFLPFLGVRLKEGRFFSRDFFTDSTNAVIINEQAARLLGYQEPVGRKLHGYFGDGERVLNIIGVTEDVHYEPLHQQILPMVTLFSRGAPTRIVLRLQGDIPATIRAVEEKWKSFSGGQPFTAYFLDDRLERYYRADRALGKLFAIFAGVGIFVSCLGLLGLAMYATEQRTKEIGIRKVLGATTPGIMSLLSKEFVKLVVIANLIAWPVSYYFINGWLQSFAYRIDLGWGVFVLASGLALVIALLTVSAQTVRAALANPVEALRYE; the protein is encoded by the coding sequence ATGTCAAGGCTCAGAAATGAAATGACGATTACCCTGCGGAAGTTGCTCCGTCAGAAAATTTACACCGGCATCATCATCGCCGGACTCGCCATCGGCATGAGCTGTTGTTTGATCATTCTGTTGATTGTTGGTGATGAACTTTCCTATGACCGCCACCACAAAAATGCCGATCGCCTCTACCGCATCACGCTTGATGCTCAAGTACAAGACCGCGAGTTTATTACGGCGCGCAGCAGCGGTCCGGTGGCCGCGAGCCTGCGGGAAAACCTGCCGGAAGTCGAAGCGTCAACCCACATCCGGGCGCGTGGCGGCACGCCGGTCAGTGATTGCGCCGTCCGTTATGGTGATAAAGCATTTAATGAGTATTTGCTCTTTTTTGCCGATTCGTCGTTCTTCAAGGTTTTTTCCTGCGAGGTGCTGGAAGGCGACGCCAACACGTTTTTGACCCAGCCTAACACCATTGTCATTACAGACGCCACAGCGCGCAAATATTTTGGCGACGAGCCTGCGCTCGGCAAGATGTTGGAAGTTGACGGGCGCTCACAGTTCATGATCTGCGGCGTCGTAAAGGAATTTCCTTCGCAATCGCACTGGCGTTTTGGGCTTCTGGCCTCTTTAGTTGGCCGTTCCATCTCAGAAGAACACAGTTGGATCAACAATTCCTGGTACACTTACGTTCTGTTGAAAAAAGGGGCTTCACGCGAACTGGCCGAGTCCACCTTTCAAACGATTGTCGAAGAGAACGTTCGTCCGGCGGTGGAGGCAACTTTGGGAGGCGACTGGAAGCACATGCAGGCGAAGGGGATGTATTATCGTTATCGCTTTCAGCCGATTACCGGCATTCATCTGCATTCGCATCTTGATGAGGAAGTTTTTCCGCCTGGCAACGCGGCCACGGTTTACGCCCTTATCATGGTTGCCGTGTTCATTCTGCTGATTGCCTGCATTAACTTTATGAACCTCAGCACCGCGCGCGCCACCCGCCGCGCCAAAGAAGTGGGCGTGCGCAAAGTTTTAGGTTCGCAGACGCCGCAGTTGATTCTCTTGTTTATCGGCGAAGCGGTGTTGCTTGCGGCAATAGCCATGCTGGTCAGTCTCGGCATCATGGAGCTAATGTTGCCCACCGTCAACGAGCTTATTTCAAAATCACTCTCGCTGGAGGTTTTGGCCAGCCCGCGGGCGGTTGCGGGGCTGCTGGCCTTTACAATTGTGGTCGGCGTTCTGGCCGGAAGTTACCCGGCATTCGTTCTCTCCTCGTTTCAGCCGGCCAATGTTTTGAAGGGTGAGTTGCGCAGCGGCATGCGCGGCAGCCGGTTGCGCAGCGCGTTGGTCATTTTGCAATTTGCCATTTCGATCGCATTAATGGTGGGCACAATGGCCGTCTATCGCCAGCTTCAGTTCATTCGGGCGCGCCATCTGGGATTCGACAAAGAGCAAATGCTGGTGGTGGATAATACCTGGCTGTTGGGCCGGGGCAAAGCACAAAGCTTCAAGGAGACGCTGCTGAACCAGGCCGGCGTTGCGGCGGCGGCCTTCACGCAGAATCTCCCCGGGAATGACATTGGCAGTGCGGCCTACTGGCGCGAAGGCGAAACTAATTCCAATCTCATTATGTTACGCCAACTCTGGTGTGATTATGATTTTCTTCCCTTCCTGGGCGTGCGCTTGAAAGAAGGGCGATTCTTCTCCCGGGATTTTTTCACCGATTCAACCAACGCCGTGATCATCAACGAACAAGCGGCGAGACTACTGGGATATCAAGAGCCGGTCGGCCGCAAGCTCCACGGCTATTTTGGCGACGGCGAGAGGGTGTTGAACATTATTGGCGTGACGGAAGACGTTCATTACGAGCCTTTGCACCAGCAGATTTTGCCGATGGTGACATTGTTCTCACGCGGAGCTCCGACGCGCATTGTGCTGCGTCTGCAAGGCGATATTCCGGCCACTATTCGCGCGGTGGAGGAAAAATGGAAATCCTTCAGCGGCGGACAACCGTTCACAGCGTATTTTCTCGATGATCGCCTGGAACGCTATTACCGCGCCGATCGGGCGCTGGGAAAACTCTTCGCCATCTTTGCCGGTGTGGGAATCTTTGTGTCGTGTCTTGGCCTGCTGGGATTGGCCATGTACGCGACCGAGCAACGAACGAAAGAAATTGGCATCCGCAAAGTCCTGGGCGCCACGACGCCGGGCATTATGAGTCTGTTGTCAAAAGAGTTTGTCAAACTGGTCGTGATTGCCAACCTCATCGCGTGGCCGGTTTCTTACTATTTCATCAACGGCTGGCTGCAAAGCTTTGCTTATCGCATCGATCTCGGCTGGGGTGTCTTTGTGCTGGCCAGCGGATTGGCGTTGGTCATTGCGTTGCTTACCGTCAGTGCTCAGACGGTGAGAGCAGCGCTGGCGAATCCGGTGGAGGCGCTGCGATATGAATGA
- a CDS encoding FtsX-like permease family protein, with product MFKSYLKIAFRHVLKYKTYSFINVFGLAVGVACCILVFLFVQHEMSYDKFHEHAQSLYRVNLRTQTPAGSIKINGGQPLPLAPTLKANFPEIRFATRFAQSNAVVRTSPENATKEQVLFADSDFFKMFSFPLLSGAAESVLNDKKAIVLSAAMAQKYFGNAAPLGQTLTLNFGDGDEDFTVAGVAREIPSNSSIVFDFLLRYENKPSYRDLETSWTSWGAATFIQLADNVQPAALQAKFRAFEKNYYQDMINTWQILGWIAKEEGALQLSLQPLLDLHLTTGVENSFFPASNPAYSYILSGVGLIVLLIACINFTTLAVGRAASRTLEVGMRKTVGATRSRLLWQFWGESLIFSILALLMGIALAEFFLPTFNSLANKTLVIHYPGNWQIYGVFAGLVLFVAFVAGGYPAVFLSGFQPIAILKNRLALGSKHRLSQSLVVVQFSLSVLLIICAMIMSRQLYHLKTQNPGFNEEQIVVIPTNARGEEGEQRLERFRQQLRGYSSIAGVTGNSDGFNKEPSWQSFGTKDGANWQVNIMRVDTDFIKTMGMKIVQGRDFSPEMISDVTGAVIVNEALAAAFGWKDPARSGQKFSDFSLGNWQNPIMKEPAIIGVVQDFNFASLHEKIKPLVLYLAPEKAIKYIFVRLTPGDFSHSLERLRNAWGEAAPRKPFDYYFLDEDFDRQYRAEERWAQIVSFATLFAIVIACVGLFGLSALAVTKRTKEIGIRKVLGASVAGIISLLAGDFLKLVALANLIAWPVAWYAMNHWLQNFAYRISIGWWMFALAGGLALLIAFITVSSQAVKAALTNPVKALRYE from the coding sequence ATGTTCAAAAGCTATCTCAAAATCGCCTTCCGCCACGTACTCAAATACAAGACCTATTCCTTCATCAATGTTTTCGGCCTGGCTGTCGGCGTGGCCTGTTGCATTTTGGTTTTCCTTTTCGTGCAGCATGAAATGAGCTATGATAAATTTCATGAGCACGCCCAAAGCCTTTATCGCGTCAATCTGCGCACCCAAACGCCTGCCGGCAGCATCAAGATCAACGGCGGCCAGCCGCTGCCTTTGGCGCCGACGTTAAAAGCAAATTTTCCTGAAATCCGGTTTGCCACCCGCTTCGCGCAAAGCAATGCCGTTGTCCGCACCTCGCCGGAAAACGCGACGAAGGAGCAAGTGCTTTTTGCCGATAGCGATTTTTTCAAAATGTTCAGCTTCCCGTTGCTCAGCGGCGCCGCTGAATCCGTTCTCAATGATAAAAAAGCCATTGTCTTGAGCGCAGCAATGGCGCAAAAATATTTTGGCAATGCCGCGCCGCTCGGTCAAACGCTGACACTGAACTTTGGCGACGGCGACGAGGATTTTACCGTTGCCGGCGTCGCGCGCGAGATTCCCAGCAATTCCAGTATCGTTTTCGATTTTCTCCTGCGTTACGAGAACAAGCCGAGTTACCGGGATTTGGAAACGAGTTGGACGTCGTGGGGGGCTGCCACTTTCATTCAGCTTGCCGATAACGTGCAACCTGCCGCGTTGCAAGCCAAATTCCGCGCCTTTGAGAAAAACTATTACCAGGACATGATCAACACCTGGCAAATTCTTGGGTGGATTGCCAAAGAAGAGGGCGCTTTGCAATTGTCGTTGCAACCGTTGCTGGACCTCCATCTCACCACGGGAGTTGAAAACAGTTTTTTTCCGGCGAGCAATCCGGCATATTCTTACATTCTTTCCGGCGTCGGGCTGATCGTGTTGTTGATCGCCTGCATTAATTTTACGACGCTGGCTGTAGGCCGCGCCGCCAGCCGCACATTAGAAGTCGGCATGCGCAAAACCGTTGGCGCTACTCGTAGCCGGCTGCTGTGGCAATTCTGGGGAGAAAGCCTGATCTTCAGCATACTGGCCCTGCTCATGGGCATTGCATTGGCCGAATTTTTTCTGCCAACCTTTAATTCGCTGGCCAACAAAACTCTGGTGATTCACTATCCTGGCAACTGGCAAATTTATGGTGTATTCGCCGGCCTGGTTTTATTTGTTGCTTTCGTCGCCGGCGGCTACCCGGCTGTTTTTCTCTCCGGCTTTCAACCCATTGCGATTCTAAAAAATCGGCTCGCGCTCGGCAGCAAACACCGCTTGAGCCAGAGTCTTGTCGTCGTGCAGTTTTCGCTCTCCGTGCTGCTGATCATCTGCGCCATGATCATGTCCCGCCAGCTTTATCATCTCAAAACACAAAATCCCGGTTTTAATGAAGAACAAATCGTTGTCATTCCCACCAACGCGCGCGGCGAAGAGGGTGAGCAGAGGTTGGAACGTTTTCGCCAACAATTGCGCGGATATAGCAGCATCGCTGGCGTCACCGGCAATTCCGACGGCTTCAATAAAGAACCGTCGTGGCAATCATTCGGCACAAAAGACGGCGCAAATTGGCAGGTGAATATCATGCGCGTCGACACAGACTTCATCAAGACCATGGGTATGAAGATTGTGCAGGGACGCGATTTTTCACCGGAGATGATTTCGGATGTGACCGGCGCCGTGATCGTCAATGAAGCGCTGGCAGCGGCGTTCGGCTGGAAGGATCCGGCGCGCAGCGGCCAAAAGTTCAGCGACTTCAGTCTGGGAAATTGGCAAAATCCGATCATGAAAGAGCCGGCCATCATCGGCGTCGTGCAGGATTTTAATTTTGCCTCACTTCACGAAAAGATCAAACCATTGGTGCTCTATCTCGCGCCGGAAAAAGCCATCAAGTATATTTTTGTTCGTCTCACCCCCGGCGATTTCTCGCATTCGCTCGAACGGCTGCGCAACGCGTGGGGTGAGGCCGCCCCCCGAAAACCGTTCGATTACTATTTCCTCGATGAAGATTTCGATCGCCAATATCGCGCCGAAGAACGCTGGGCGCAAATCGTTTCGTTTGCGACATTATTTGCAATTGTCATCGCCTGCGTCGGCTTGTTCGGATTGTCGGCTTTGGCCGTTACCAAGCGCACCAAAGAAATCGGCATTCGCAAAGTGCTCGGCGCTTCGGTGGCCGGCATCATTTCCCTGCTCGCCGGTGATTTCCTCAAGCTCGTCGCGCTCGCCAACCTCATCGCCTGGCCGGTTGCCTGGTACGCGATGAATCACTGGCTGCAAAACTTCGCGTATCGCATCAGCATCGGCTGGTGGATGTTCGCGCTCGCGGGCGGTTTGGCGCTGCTCATCGCGTTCATAACCGTAAGTTCGCAAGCAGTCAAGGCCGCGTTGACGAATCCGGTTAAAGCGTTGCGGTACGAATAA